In Garra rufa chromosome 14, GarRuf1.0, whole genome shotgun sequence, the genomic stretch AAATGATCCAACACAttaaaaatttgaaaatattcCTTTTGAAACCCATAATGGGTTTGAGAACTAACCATGCAAACATCTTTTACCACACACTTTGGTAATCATAAATATATAGAACGTTTAAATCCTTTAGGAGAAGCACTTGACATGGTGACAAACACTCAGAAATTGCGAGTCTTTGAGGAATAACGAACTGTTCGTTTTAACCTGAAATCAAGGTTTGCACTCTACATCCCCATAGAAGAATCTGAGGCTTAAGacttattattcattattaaacAAGATAATTTCCCAGTAAGTATCGAAATATTCTCTTGATAGGCTGTCGATAGGATCTATATCCAGACTGATGCTCATGCTGCGTTCCAGCTCGTCCAGATAGATCATTGTCAATGATCCTGGTCCATTGCGCTTGACCTCACTTAATCTTCTCTTTTGTATCCCACGGCCTTCGTTCCTGAGCAAAGTAACAGTTGCCAGTTGCTTTTCAACAATGTTTTTGAAGTGGACCTGGACGTGGAATTGGTACAGGCCACTGATTTTAAGTTCGATAGTGCCGTTCTTCAGGGAAAATGATTTGCTCGTATTCATCTTCTTGTTATTGTATATCCAGGGTTCTTTATCGTCTGCAGGAAGAGAATGGAAATATTAGTGTGCATTCTGATTCTGAATGATTCCCAagttttaatactttattttgtGCTTTTAGGAGGAACTTAAGATATTTCCTATTAGAACAGAATCAAATCGGCTGAATTTAATCTCCTTCTCCTCTTTTCTTATTGTTCCCTTTCTAGCTTGTGCGTATCTTTACAATGCCTGATATATAATCGATGTCGATCTGCCTCTTTAGGATGAAGTCGCATTGGATAAAAGCgcctgctaaatgaataaatgtaaatgtaccaaATAATACGCTATTCCAAATTCAGCCTTAAAATTgacgttttttggcttttagtatgaatatgttagacttaaggttatctataagctagtgtgttttaaaacaatgacaacatttgcatttacaagatataggCATTCAAACTTACAGCCTTCAGCTTCCGCCAATATGGAttaacgattttgatgacatcaccctgcacttgaGTGTCTCATCAAattttttgtccaatcaaatgctttctagAATCCGGAGGGCCAACCTTTTCCACTATTAAAAGGCGCTGAGTGGGTGAAGTTGGACTCTTGTTCACAGTATTTTCGGTACGATGAATGGCACGTAATGCACTATATAGATAGTGAACGATAGGGAaagattcagacagtgtaaatatgctttccattggggtgAAAAAAGTTTGGTTTCATGCTGTCTGCTCTGGTCCAAAGACACCATAAAACGTATCGGACTCGTTAGAATTCTACGCAGAATGGTATATATTATAGCGATTtagatgagattgtggctgtaaTATGCTGTCAAATaaggctttactgagctcaacagCTCTGACTTAAGCTGTGATATAAATCAAACACAATTGGCTACTTAAAAAAGGGGAtgggactgcttgatatgtcccgccctgtcttactgtttcagttgaaattacatgAACACATAAAATAATGCTGCatttttcaaagcacttcagtggacctttaattcATGTTACAGTTAGGAAtggggctgtcacgattcctcaaTTTTAAACTCGATTATAGTACTCGATTTTAAATCATCTATAGCAAGTTGCCTGTGTTGATTAACTGGCgaaataccggaagtggcacattccacgAGTGAGAGTCCATGAAACACATTACTggactgttttccaaggctgcatgatatattaaaacaatttaagAATTTACAAATGATACGATTCAATTAAACAAATATATGtgctttaatttttttcacaCATGTAGGTTGCGTGTGTGCGTGTTAAAGCAGCACAGTTCAGTAATCAGTatttttctcaatatgctaactattgatcgtgattttttaaaaaaaagctcAAACCTTCACTCTGAGTTTAAACGTTTTGATGTCGACATATTCAAGAAATAGTAGTAGAagttacagtggctgtagcatttttgTCATTAAGAAatagccaaatattaaagattcaGAGGACATTCGAATGAAATTATGTTTAGTCAGTATTAAACAAAGATTAGATCAATAGATTGTACATTAGTTTTactgtatccacctttttcttaacgcgaaagtaagcctatgggtgagatattcggttcattagccactgtagggaaataacaagaagaataacaacgtgcagtaaacggtaaaactgtgtgcactacaaaccactgtgttcataattaagttaATACTTTGAAATAATATAGTAACAcagcaatttgcaatatcaagctgcaaaaccagctgttttgtacagataaaaatagctggatgtggatgagaccgaAAGCCAGACTCAAAATTTACAAATAGCTGTGCCCACTCATacatgaagaaaaaggtggatatatattatgtattttaacagttttgttcaattgAACTTATTATTATTggctcattgctattatatatgtattttaagtcattttaaaggctattgtttgcttaggtcaACACAAAAACATTagtataattatccgattactcgattaatcgccagaataatcgactgattactcGATTAGCAAAAGAATCATTGGTGACAGCCCTAGACAGGAACTTTTTCTTGAAatggaagtcttttgtaacattataaatgtaaatgtacaaaaaaaaatggaaaaatgcaCATTTTGAAATACAAACTTATGTATAAACGTgctattaaaatgcaaaataaaggaGTACACATTCACAAGAAGTATAGTATTATTATACGCCTTTAATCGCTctcttaattttctttcattttgttccATGTGTGGGGGGTCGGCGCTGCCGCTCATCCCACATATATACGAAACACACTTCACACAGGACGTGAAGTGAGGTCAGGGAAGGAGAGACATTTTAAAGGAACGTTTCCACCTCGTTCCCCGTACATGAGCCGTGTATGTTTAGACTAGTTATATTTCCACTGATTCACAACGCCTCTGCGATAAACATTAAGCGTCACTTCAAAAGTGCCACTGTGGTCACTGAATCTGGTTCATCTCATAAGCGAGCGCATGCAAAagtcacacacaaaaaaaggtaCAACCTCCTACTTGAGTAGAGGGAAGGTGAGCTGCCAGATAACCTCAAGTTACCTAACAGAAAATGACTAGGCTGAGTTTATTTACAGATGTGATGTCCATATTTCAAAGTGGTAAACTAGTTTAAGTGACTTTTAGGCCACAAAAGATTCTTTAAAAGCAGAGAACCACATGCCAGACTTCCTCAATGCAGCAGGGAAACCAAATGACACAGTGACAGAACCAAAAGTCCCTCTATCTCTTGTTTTTATGATATACAGAGAAGTGAGAGATGCAGAAAAAGTGTATAAGGGAAAGTGCTATAGAGGATGAGGGGAAAACAGCAGGGAGGAAAAGTGAGAAATGGcctcagggggaaaaaaaaaaatcttacctcTGATGAGACGGATATAGTCACTGAAAATTGGACCAGGCCTGAAACCTGAAAGTGCAACCAAATTATTGTTACTTTTCAAATTAGAATACTTCCCCAAATAAGAATATTTCCCAGAATTGAAGATAATTGTAGATATTGTAGAGAAACGCATTGAGCTTAAgactaaaaattaaattaaattgaatattaataaatataataaatatttctcaCCTATTTGTTGTGCCTGTTTGCCACTGGtttctgtaaaaaaatatttaattgttaCTTTCATGACAAAGGTGCACAATTTTCCATTCAATTTGACTTAAAATGGGggttaaaaagattaaaaagcaAACCTGTTGAATTTTTGTCTCCAgactaaagaagaaaaaaaaaacatgtttatctTAAAATGAACAAACAGCTTAGAAATATCAGGTACTACTGCAGTAAAACTTAAGTTTGCTATGTTAAGTATTTCTATCCTAACTTAATATACAAAGGCAACTAAACATCTTCAGTAGATAAACTTTCAATAGACAAGAACTGCATACAAGTTGTGAAAATGACATGATCTAGGACTTTTATACTGTGTGTGCCTGTCTGTCCCACACAGCCTTATTTTCATCTGTATGAAATTCAAAATGGCATTCACTGTTTGGCATGCCAATGGCAGACGGGCAAGAATATGCTTGAAAACGGGCTACTCTAAAGTATTTCTATGCGATATGCCATGCAATGAAAAAGCAGTCTGGTTGGGTGCAATCGCAGGTCACTTTACCTGTTTGCGCGAACTTATTGAAACATATACTGTCAACATCAAAAGAGCTGAGGTCATTATGCAGCACCAGCCAATCAGGAGGCGGAACCTGGGGTGACTTGAGCTGGTCATCTCCGTGACTAGCAGAGACAGAGAAAAAGGTAACACATTCATTATGAAACCAAAGATACAGTATGTTTACAGAAAAATTGCACAACAGCCTACTGACCTAAATGCATGGAGTTGGTCTAGATGCACAGCCTTAGAAGGCACAATATCACACGCATACAACCACAAACAGTGAATGAAGAAAAACTAGTGAGGTAAGCAAATCTATTTATGTCATCAATGAAACCTGCAGAGATTTCATGTAAATACTTGCATATGAACCTCTATATGTTTTTACTTACATGCCTGAGACTCATCTACTCTCTCTCCACATCAGTTTCTAGATGCATGCGTGTATGGCTTAAAATAGCAGGGGTATGTTTGCCTCTCACCTAAGTGAGGTGAATTCCCATGTTGCCCACAAAGATACCCTGACCTCACATCCAGGTGGGTAGAATGTAACCAACTGAGTGTTCGGTACTTTGAAGCTGGACATTTTTCTCTAAACTGATAACGAGTTATCATATAACATGTAAAGGAAGTATTAGTTTGTTTGATTTACCACTGATCTGACATTTTGATTTGGTGAAGAAATCGATTAGCTCTTGTAAAGA encodes the following:
- the lta gene encoding lymphotoxin-alpha, whose product is MNVLPFSLSLLVTEMTSSSHPRFRLLIGWCCIMTSALLMLTVYVSISSRKQVKPGPIFSDYIRLIRDDKEPWIYNNKKMNTSKSFSLKNGTIELKISGLYQFHVQVHFKNIVEKQLATVTLLRNEGRGIQKRRLSEVKRNGPGSLTMIYLDELERSMSISLDIDPIDSLSREYFDTYWEIILFNNE